A window of the Agrococcus jejuensis genome harbors these coding sequences:
- the argH gene encoding argininosuccinate lyase, whose protein sequence is MGTREGSLWGGRFADGPSPELVALSRSTHFDWRLAQHDIRGSKAHATALHAAGHLTDDELTGMHAALDELSAQVADGTFVAAATDEDVHGALERGLIAIAGPDLGGRIRAGRSRNDQIATLVRMWMLEASDRVERGVRAVIAALVEQAEAHPSAAMPGRTHLQHAQPVLLSHHLLAHAWPLVRDLERLAEWRVRASASPYGAGALAGSSLGLDPALVARELGLSGPTENSLDATSARDVVAELAFIGTLIATNVSRLSEEIILWSTREFGFVRLHDAFSTGSSIMPQKKNPDVAELARGKAGRILGDLTGLLATLKALPLAYNRDLQEDKEPIFDIVDQLDLVLPAFAGLVATLTFDEARMRSLAPEGFALATDVAEWLVRERVPFREAHEIAGALVQHCEERGIELHEPSDADYAAIDPRLTAGVRAVLDVDGAIASRSGVGGTAPSAVATQLATLRDRLAALDA, encoded by the coding sequence ATGGGAACGCGTGAGGGATCGCTGTGGGGTGGGCGGTTCGCCGACGGACCGAGCCCGGAGCTCGTGGCGCTGTCGCGCTCGACGCACTTCGACTGGCGGCTCGCGCAGCACGACATCCGCGGCTCGAAGGCGCACGCGACCGCGCTGCACGCCGCCGGGCACCTCACCGACGACGAGCTGACCGGCATGCACGCGGCGCTCGACGAGCTCTCGGCGCAGGTCGCCGACGGCACGTTCGTCGCGGCGGCGACCGACGAGGACGTGCACGGCGCGCTCGAGCGCGGCCTCATCGCCATCGCCGGCCCCGACCTCGGCGGCCGCATCCGTGCCGGTCGCAGCCGCAACGACCAGATCGCGACGCTCGTGCGCATGTGGATGCTCGAGGCATCCGACCGCGTCGAGCGCGGCGTGCGCGCCGTGATCGCGGCCCTCGTCGAGCAGGCGGAGGCGCACCCGAGCGCTGCGATGCCCGGCCGCACCCACCTGCAGCACGCGCAGCCCGTGCTGCTCTCGCACCATCTGCTAGCCCACGCGTGGCCGCTCGTGCGCGACCTCGAGCGCCTCGCCGAGTGGCGCGTGCGCGCGAGCGCCTCGCCGTACGGCGCCGGCGCGCTCGCCGGCTCGTCGCTCGGTCTCGACCCGGCGCTCGTCGCTCGCGAGCTGGGCCTGTCGGGCCCCACCGAGAACTCGCTCGACGCGACGAGCGCGCGCGACGTCGTCGCCGAGCTGGCCTTCATCGGCACGCTCATCGCGACGAACGTGTCGCGCCTGTCGGAGGAGATCATCCTCTGGTCGACGCGCGAGTTCGGGTTCGTGCGCCTGCACGACGCGTTCTCGACGGGGTCGTCGATCATGCCGCAGAAGAAGAACCCCGACGTCGCCGAGCTCGCGCGCGGCAAGGCCGGCCGCATCCTCGGTGACCTCACGGGCCTGCTCGCGACGCTCAAGGCACTGCCGCTCGCGTACAACCGCGACCTGCAGGAGGACAAGGAGCCCATCTTCGACATCGTCGACCAGCTCGACCTCGTGCTGCCCGCCTTCGCCGGCCTCGTGGCGACGCTGACGTTCGACGAGGCGCGGATGCGCTCGCTCGCCCCCGAGGGCTTCGCGCTCGCGACCGACGTCGCCGAGTGGCTCGTGCGCGAGCGCGTGCCGTTCCGCGAGGCCCACGAGATCGCTGGTGCGCTCGTGCAGCACTGCGAGGAGCGCGGCATCGAGCTGCACGAGCCGAGCGACGCCGACTACGCGGCGATCGACCCGCGACTCACGGCCGGCGTGCGCGCCGTGCTCGACGTCGACGGCGCGATCGCGAGCCGCTCGGGCGTCGGCGGCACGGCGCCGTCGGCCGTGGCGACGCAGCTCGCGACGCTGCGCGATCGGCTCGCGGCGCTCGACGCCTGA
- a CDS encoding heparan-alpha-glucosaminide N-acetyltransferase domain-containing protein — translation MATEAPAQPRAADATAAPAPVAPQRRPWIVRRLRELVGSGGRVIGLDVARGLAVLGMFAVHTGVIAYEFHWLEPGTWSELAWGNASATFAVLAGVAVAIIAGRTSIPDGVPLLQARMRILVRAALIFAVGGIIVALGTELVVIIEFYALFFAMSLPFLRMPWWGLAAFGIGWILLMPQVRVLLVDGLRDAHMVDTAIVELALTGFYPALTWFGYTLVGMAIGRAHMERWRVQLVILGAGVVAIAAANLVPLALAPIEDFLLAGWRGRVQGTDLASLLDPEGHSGSTFDLLGSAGVACVVIALCLLTQRWLRWVLFPIAAVGSMSLTAYTAHALVFLLVDGFSADPWSWVRLSVGVVLGCTLWRALLPKGPLEWGLSAISRATSDVSSRAPAGR, via the coding sequence GTGGCGACGGAGGCACCTGCGCAGCCGCGCGCGGCCGACGCAACCGCGGCGCCCGCGCCCGTGGCGCCGCAGCGGCGACCGTGGATCGTGCGCCGCCTGCGCGAGCTCGTCGGCTCGGGCGGCCGCGTCATCGGCCTCGACGTCGCGCGCGGGCTCGCGGTGCTCGGCATGTTCGCCGTGCACACGGGCGTCATCGCGTACGAGTTCCACTGGCTCGAGCCGGGCACGTGGAGCGAGCTCGCGTGGGGCAACGCCTCCGCGACCTTCGCGGTGCTCGCGGGCGTCGCGGTCGCGATCATCGCGGGCCGCACGAGCATCCCGGACGGGGTGCCGCTGCTGCAGGCGCGCATGCGCATCCTCGTGCGCGCCGCGCTCATCTTCGCCGTCGGCGGCATCATCGTCGCGCTCGGCACCGAGCTCGTCGTCATCATCGAGTTCTACGCACTGTTCTTCGCCATGAGCCTGCCGTTCCTGCGCATGCCGTGGTGGGGGCTCGCGGCGTTCGGCATCGGCTGGATCCTGCTGATGCCGCAGGTGCGCGTGCTGCTCGTCGACGGGCTGCGGGATGCGCACATGGTCGACACCGCGATCGTCGAGCTGGCGCTCACGGGCTTCTACCCGGCGCTCACGTGGTTCGGCTACACGCTCGTCGGCATGGCGATCGGCCGTGCGCACATGGAGCGCTGGCGCGTGCAGCTCGTCATCCTCGGTGCCGGCGTCGTGGCGATCGCTGCCGCGAACCTCGTGCCGCTCGCGCTCGCGCCGATCGAGGACTTCCTGCTCGCCGGCTGGCGCGGCCGCGTGCAGGGCACCGACCTCGCGAGCCTCCTCGATCCCGAGGGTCATTCGGGGTCGACGTTCGACCTGCTCGGCTCGGCAGGCGTCGCGTGCGTCGTCATCGCCCTGTGCCTGCTGACGCAGCGGTGGTTGCGCTGGGTGCTGTTCCCCATCGCGGCCGTCGGCTCGATGAGCCTCACGGCGTACACGGCGCACGCGCTCGTGTTCCTGCTCGTCGACGGCTTCTCGGCGGACCCGTGGTCGTGGGTGCGCCTCTCGGTCGGCGTCGTGCTCGGCTGCACCCTGTGGCGCGCGCTGCTGCCGAAGGGACCGCTCGAGTGGGGGCTCTCGGCCATCTCGCGGGCGACGAGCGACGTGTCCTCGAGGGCGCCGGCGGGCCGATAG
- the argF gene encoding ornithine carbamoyltransferase — protein sequence MTRHLLRDDDLSPAEQAAILDRAERMKADRFAERPLEGPQTVAVIFDKSSTRTRVSFAVGIADLGGVPLVISTASSQLGGKETASDTARVLERQVAAIAWRTYAQSGLEEMAAGTTVPVVNALSDDFHPCQLLADLLTIREHKGALQGLTVAFVGDGGDNMVHSYLLACATAGIHLRVAHPASYGPRREIVEDAIRIAASTGGSITLLSDPAEAMADADVVVTDTWVSMGREDQKAARLEAFAGYQVTRELMTKAKGDAIFLHCLPADRGFEVEAEVIDGPQSVIWDEAENRLHAQKALLAWLLEQD from the coding sequence ATGACCCGCCACCTGCTGCGCGACGACGACCTGAGCCCTGCCGAGCAGGCCGCGATCCTCGACCGCGCCGAGCGCATGAAGGCCGATCGGTTCGCCGAGCGCCCGCTCGAGGGTCCGCAGACGGTCGCCGTGATCTTCGACAAGTCGTCGACGCGCACGCGCGTCTCGTTCGCGGTCGGCATCGCCGACCTCGGCGGCGTGCCGCTCGTGATCTCGACGGCGTCGAGCCAGCTCGGCGGCAAGGAGACCGCGAGCGACACGGCGCGCGTGCTCGAGCGCCAGGTCGCCGCCATCGCGTGGCGCACGTACGCGCAGTCGGGGCTCGAGGAGATGGCTGCAGGCACGACCGTGCCCGTCGTCAACGCGCTCAGCGACGACTTCCACCCGTGCCAGCTGCTCGCCGACCTGCTCACGATCCGCGAGCACAAGGGCGCGCTGCAGGGCCTCACGGTCGCGTTCGTCGGCGACGGCGGCGACAACATGGTGCACTCGTACCTGCTCGCGTGCGCGACGGCCGGCATCCACCTGCGCGTCGCGCATCCCGCGTCGTACGGTCCGCGGCGCGAGATCGTCGAGGACGCCATCCGCATCGCGGCGTCGACGGGCGGCTCGATCACGCTGCTGTCCGACCCGGCGGAGGCGATGGCCGACGCCGACGTCGTCGTGACCGACACGTGGGTGTCGATGGGTCGCGAGGACCAGAAGGCCGCGCGCCTCGAGGCGTTCGCCGGCTACCAGGTGACGCGCGAGCTCATGACGAAGGCCAAGGGCGACGCGATCTTCCTGCACTGCCTGCCCGCCGACCGCGGCTTCGAGGTCGAGGCGGAGGTCATCGACGGCCCGCAGTCGGTCATCTGGGACGAGGCGGAGAACCGGCTGCACGCCCAGAAGGCGCTGCTGGCCTGGCTGCTCGAGCAGGACTGA
- the argB gene encoding acetylglutamate kinase, whose amino-acid sequence MTTHDDTTAPAAAKAATLIESLPWLQRFRGATMVIKYGGNAMVNEELQRSFAQDVVYLHHVGIKPVVVHGGGPQISAELERHGIASEFVGGYRVTSAEAMKVVRMVLTGEVSRTLVSLVNEHGPHAASLSGEDAGLFQAVRRGVIVDGEEFDLGHVGDVVAVDPRAVQRLLDDDVIPVVSSVAPDRDRPGESLNVNADAAAAALAIALGAEKLVVLTDVAGLYRDWPDTASLVSSIGVTELHSLLPSLASGMIPKMQACLDAVEGGVAKAAIVDGREPHAVLLEIFTDSGSGTEVHPDTEGHA is encoded by the coding sequence ATGACGACGCACGACGACACCACCGCGCCCGCCGCCGCGAAGGCCGCGACCCTCATCGAGTCGCTGCCCTGGCTGCAGCGCTTCCGCGGCGCGACGATGGTCATCAAGTACGGCGGCAACGCCATGGTGAACGAGGAGCTGCAGCGCTCGTTCGCGCAGGACGTCGTCTACCTGCACCACGTGGGCATCAAGCCCGTCGTCGTGCACGGCGGCGGGCCGCAGATCTCGGCCGAGCTCGAGCGTCACGGCATCGCGAGCGAGTTCGTCGGCGGCTACCGCGTGACGAGCGCCGAGGCGATGAAGGTCGTGCGCATGGTGCTCACGGGCGAGGTGTCGCGCACGCTCGTGTCGCTCGTCAACGAGCACGGCCCGCACGCCGCGAGCCTGTCCGGCGAGGATGCGGGGCTCTTCCAGGCCGTGCGCCGCGGCGTGATCGTCGATGGCGAGGAGTTCGACCTCGGCCACGTCGGCGACGTCGTCGCCGTCGACCCCCGCGCGGTGCAGCGCCTGCTCGACGACGACGTCATCCCCGTCGTCTCGTCGGTCGCGCCCGACCGCGACCGGCCGGGGGAGTCGCTCAACGTCAACGCCGACGCCGCCGCCGCGGCCCTCGCGATCGCGCTCGGCGCCGAGAAGCTCGTCGTGCTCACCGACGTCGCCGGCCTCTACCGCGACTGGCCCGACACGGCGTCGCTCGTCTCGTCGATCGGCGTGACCGAGCTGCACTCGCTGCTGCCGAGCCTCGCGAGCGGCATGATCCCCAAGATGCAGGCGTGCCTCGACGCCGTCGAGGGCGGCGTCGCGAAGGCGGCGATCGTCGATGGCCGCGAGCCGCACGCCGTGCTGCTCGAGATCTTCACGGACTCCGGCTCCGGCACGGAGGTCCACCCCGACACCGAAGGACACGCATGA
- the argJ gene encoding bifunctional glutamate N-acetyltransferase/amino-acid acetyltransferase ArgJ codes for MSVTAPQGFRAAGVVAGLKSSGARDVALVVNDGPLDAAAAVFTSNRAKANPILWSEQAIADGRARAVALNSGGANCFTGSFGFQTTHQTAERVAELVGVDAQDVVVCSTGLIGVGDETFRAGVLQGMTDAAAALSTEGGDDAAHAIMTTDSVAKQVHVERDGWSVGGMAKGAGMLAPGLATMLVVLTTDAVADAATLDAALRAATRVTFDRLDSDGCMSTNDTVVLLASGASGVAPTADELAAAVTAASDDLAARLQGDAEGASHDIAIEIVGAASEDDAVVVGRSIARNNLFKAAIFGNDPNWGRVLAAIGTTDAAFDPYDVDVSFNGVRVCHAGGPDRPREEVDLTPRATRILVDLRVGDAAATIRTNDLTHDYVHENSAYAS; via the coding sequence GTGAGCGTCACCGCGCCGCAGGGCTTCCGCGCCGCCGGCGTCGTCGCCGGTCTCAAGTCGTCGGGGGCGCGCGACGTCGCGCTCGTCGTCAACGACGGCCCGCTCGACGCCGCCGCCGCGGTCTTCACGTCGAACCGTGCCAAGGCCAACCCCATCCTCTGGAGCGAGCAGGCGATCGCCGACGGCCGCGCCCGCGCCGTCGCGCTCAACTCGGGCGGCGCGAACTGCTTCACCGGCTCGTTCGGGTTCCAGACCACGCATCAGACCGCCGAGCGCGTCGCCGAGCTCGTGGGCGTCGACGCGCAGGACGTCGTCGTGTGCTCGACGGGCCTCATCGGCGTGGGCGACGAGACGTTCCGCGCCGGCGTGCTGCAGGGCATGACGGATGCGGCCGCCGCGCTGTCGACCGAGGGCGGCGACGACGCGGCGCACGCGATCATGACGACCGACTCGGTCGCGAAGCAGGTGCACGTCGAGCGCGACGGCTGGAGCGTCGGCGGCATGGCGAAGGGCGCGGGCATGCTCGCACCCGGCCTCGCGACGATGCTCGTCGTGCTCACGACCGACGCCGTCGCCGACGCCGCGACGCTCGACGCCGCGCTGCGCGCCGCGACGCGCGTGACGTTCGACCGCCTCGACTCCGACGGCTGCATGTCGACGAACGACACCGTCGTGCTGCTCGCCTCCGGCGCCTCCGGCGTCGCGCCCACCGCCGACGAGCTCGCCGCAGCCGTCACGGCCGCGAGCGACGACCTCGCCGCACGACTGCAGGGGGATGCCGAGGGCGCGAGCCACGACATCGCCATCGAGATCGTGGGCGCGGCGAGCGAGGACGACGCCGTCGTCGTCGGCCGGTCGATCGCGCGCAACAACCTCTTCAAGGCCGCGATCTTCGGCAACGACCCCAACTGGGGCCGCGTGCTCGCCGCGATCGGCACGACCGACGCCGCGTTCGACCCGTACGACGTCGACGTGTCGTTCAACGGCGTGCGCGTCTGCCACGCCGGCGGACCCGACCGTCCGCGCGAGGAGGTCGACCTCACGCCGCGCGCCACGCGCATCCTCGTCGACCTGCGCGTCGGCGACGCGGCCGCGACGATCCGCACGAACGACCTCACGCACGACTACGTGCACGAGAACTCCGCCTACGCGAGCTGA
- the argC gene encoding N-acetyl-gamma-glutamyl-phosphate reductase → MSVSVAVAGASGYAGGELLRLLAQHPELEVATVTAHSNAGQPLLAVHPHLRSLGHLSFVETTAAQLQGHDVVFLALPHGQSAAIAAELSDDVLVVDCGADHRLTSEADWQAFYGDGWGGSWPYGMPELPVGDALQRRNLRGVRRIAVPGCNVTAVTLALAPGVQAGIVDATDVVAVLAVGPSGAGRALKPHLLASELLGNAQAYAVGGTHRHIPEIEQNLRAAGAAEVRISFTPVLVPMARGILATVTAPLVEGTSVDDVLSAWHSAYADERYVHVLPHGETPRVSDVVGSNSAVMGVTVDERAGRVVVVCAIDNLGKGTAGAAIQSANIALGLDEHLGLTTDGVAP, encoded by the coding sequence ATGTCTGTCTCCGTCGCCGTGGCGGGTGCGAGCGGCTACGCCGGTGGCGAGCTGCTGCGCCTGCTCGCCCAGCACCCGGAGCTCGAGGTCGCGACCGTCACGGCGCACTCGAACGCCGGGCAGCCGCTCCTCGCCGTCCACCCGCACCTCCGATCCCTCGGCCACCTCTCGTTCGTCGAGACGACCGCGGCGCAGCTGCAGGGGCACGACGTCGTCTTCCTCGCCCTGCCGCACGGCCAGTCGGCGGCGATCGCGGCCGAGCTGAGCGACGACGTGCTCGTCGTCGACTGCGGCGCCGACCACCGCCTCACGAGCGAGGCCGACTGGCAGGCGTTCTACGGCGACGGCTGGGGCGGATCCTGGCCGTACGGCATGCCCGAGCTGCCCGTGGGCGACGCGCTGCAGCGCCGCAACCTGCGCGGCGTGCGCCGCATCGCCGTGCCCGGCTGCAACGTCACGGCCGTGACGCTCGCGCTCGCGCCGGGCGTGCAGGCGGGGATCGTGGATGCGACCGACGTCGTGGCCGTGCTCGCGGTCGGCCCGAGCGGCGCGGGTCGCGCGCTCAAGCCGCACCTCCTCGCGTCCGAGCTGCTCGGCAACGCGCAGGCGTACGCCGTCGGCGGCACGCACCGCCACATCCCCGAGATCGAGCAGAACCTGCGCGCCGCTGGCGCCGCCGAGGTGCGCATCTCGTTCACGCCCGTGCTCGTGCCGATGGCGCGCGGCATCCTCGCGACCGTCACGGCGCCACTCGTCGAGGGCACGAGCGTCGACGACGTGCTGTCGGCATGGCACTCCGCATACGCCGACGAGCGCTACGTGCACGTGCTGCCGCACGGCGAGACGCCGCGCGTGAGCGACGTCGTCGGCTCGAACTCGGCCGTCATGGGCGTCACGGTCGACGAGCGCGCGGGTCGCGTCGTCGTCGTGTGCGCCATCGACAACCTCGGCAAGGGCACCGCGGGCGCCGCGATCCAGTCGGCGAACATCGCGCTGGGCCTCGACGAGCACCTCGGGCTCACGACCGACGGCGTCGCCCCGTGA
- a CDS encoding SIMPL domain-containing protein produces MTQITVSGLGVERAPAERATVVVQTQHRAAHPEEAIRVVSEAHAAIAAQARAFVDGGQAERWHADRVWVSHHEQWVGDGKRRDLVFDAAASVHVTFVDFEALGTWIGAVATRPVHQVGGIQWSLSDATSHALGSKARAEAIADAQRKAVDFASAAGLSSPRVASIREGAADEPVRFKAQPMAATMRGAAAADTSIALEGSDIEVTSEVQVDFQA; encoded by the coding sequence ATGACCCAGATCACCGTGTCCGGCCTCGGCGTCGAGCGCGCCCCCGCAGAGCGCGCGACGGTCGTCGTGCAGACGCAGCACCGCGCAGCCCACCCCGAGGAGGCGATCCGCGTCGTCTCGGAGGCGCACGCCGCGATCGCGGCGCAGGCGCGCGCGTTCGTCGACGGCGGGCAGGCCGAGCGCTGGCACGCCGACCGCGTGTGGGTGAGCCACCACGAGCAGTGGGTCGGCGACGGCAAGCGCCGCGACCTCGTGTTCGACGCCGCGGCGAGCGTGCACGTGACGTTCGTCGACTTCGAGGCGCTCGGCACGTGGATCGGCGCGGTCGCGACCCGCCCCGTGCACCAGGTGGGCGGCATCCAGTGGTCGCTCTCGGATGCGACGAGCCACGCGCTCGGCTCGAAGGCCCGCGCGGAGGCGATCGCCGACGCGCAGCGCAAGGCCGTCGACTTCGCCTCCGCGGCCGGCCTGTCGTCGCCGCGCGTCGCGAGCATCCGCGAGGGCGCCGCCGACGAGCCCGTGCGGTTCAAGGCGCAGCCGATGGCGGCGACGATGCGTGGCGCCGCGGCCGCCGACACGTCGATCGCGCTCGAGGGCAGCGACATCGAGGTCACGAGCGAGGTGCAGGTCGACTTCCAGGCGTGA
- the pheT gene encoding phenylalanine--tRNA ligase subunit beta, translating to MRAPMSWLAEHVDVPAGTTGDDVHAALVRVGLEEEALHGGDVTGPLVVGRVLSFEAEEHKNGKTIRWVQVDVGEDEPRGIVCGAGNFLVDDLVVVSLPGAVLPGGFEISARKTYGHVSDGMIASERELGLGDDHDGILRLNAKGYDATPGDDALALLGLDDVAVEVNVTPDRGYVLSIRGMARELALSTGWAFRDPAAIEAGEGTGFPVTIADDAPIRGVVGCGRFVARAVRGIDATKATPRWMQQRLTLAGMRPISLAVDITNYVMLELGQPIHGYDLDLLQGGITVRRATEGETIVTLDDVTRTLSTEDLLICDDMGPVGLAGVMGGNRTEMSDRTTDVLIEAAWFHGVSIARTARRHRLWSEASKRFERGVDPALQAVAAQRVVDLLVELAGGTADPLGTSVGETPAQPTIAFAPQDASRVTGADYSDDETRDALVRIGATVVAGEGPTWRVTPPTWRPDITERVDLVEEAARVVGYDRIPSVLPSPPSGSGLTRPQRLRRNVANALAASGLTEVLVAPFQAEADARRVGAEPVRLTNPLDERRPFLRTSLVPGLVETAQRNVGRGLTDLALFELGAIFRVEGDHGTDAVPAGAVRPDADVLATLDALPTQPRHVGALLLGARVAKQPGQAREVYGVADAIDVARRVARTLGLAVDVRQAQRDWLHPGRTAEVLLGETVVGVAGELLPSLAADADLPRQVAVVELDLDALVASARVSLDTATIGATPAATQDLSVVVDASVPAGDVLAAVREGAGDLLEHVALVDDFRGAGLDGAKSLTFALRFRDAERTLTAAQATEAKLAGLALATERTGATLRD from the coding sequence ATGCGCGCCCCCATGTCCTGGCTCGCCGAGCACGTCGACGTCCCCGCGGGCACGACGGGCGACGACGTCCACGCCGCGCTCGTGCGCGTCGGCCTCGAGGAGGAGGCGCTGCACGGCGGCGACGTCACGGGCCCGCTCGTCGTCGGCCGCGTGCTGTCGTTCGAGGCCGAGGAGCACAAGAACGGCAAGACCATCCGCTGGGTGCAGGTCGACGTCGGCGAGGACGAGCCTCGCGGCATCGTCTGCGGCGCGGGCAACTTCCTCGTCGACGACCTCGTCGTCGTGTCGCTGCCCGGCGCCGTGCTGCCCGGCGGCTTCGAGATCTCCGCACGCAAGACGTACGGCCACGTGTCCGACGGCATGATCGCCTCCGAGCGCGAGCTCGGCCTCGGCGACGACCACGACGGCATCCTGCGCCTCAACGCGAAGGGCTACGACGCCACGCCCGGCGACGACGCGCTCGCGCTGCTCGGCCTCGACGACGTCGCGGTCGAGGTCAACGTCACGCCCGACCGCGGCTACGTGCTGTCGATCCGCGGCATGGCGCGCGAGCTCGCGCTCTCGACCGGCTGGGCGTTCCGCGACCCCGCCGCGATCGAGGCCGGCGAGGGCACGGGCTTCCCCGTGACGATCGCCGACGACGCCCCGATCCGCGGCGTCGTGGGCTGCGGCCGCTTCGTCGCGCGTGCCGTGCGCGGCATCGACGCCACGAAGGCGACGCCGCGCTGGATGCAGCAGCGGCTGACGCTCGCCGGCATGCGCCCGATCTCGCTCGCCGTCGACATCACGAACTACGTCATGCTCGAGCTCGGCCAGCCCATCCACGGCTACGACCTCGACCTGCTGCAGGGCGGCATCACGGTGCGGCGCGCGACCGAGGGCGAGACGATCGTCACGCTCGACGACGTCACGCGCACGCTGTCGACCGAGGACCTGCTCATCTGCGACGACATGGGCCCCGTGGGTCTCGCGGGCGTCATGGGCGGCAACCGCACCGAGATGAGCGACCGCACGACCGACGTGCTCATCGAGGCCGCGTGGTTCCACGGCGTCTCCATCGCACGGACGGCGCGCAGGCACCGCCTGTGGAGCGAGGCGTCGAAGCGCTTCGAGCGCGGCGTCGACCCCGCGCTGCAGGCCGTCGCGGCGCAGCGCGTCGTCGACCTGCTCGTCGAGCTCGCGGGCGGCACGGCCGACCCGCTCGGCACCTCCGTGGGCGAGACGCCCGCGCAGCCGACGATCGCGTTCGCGCCCCAGGACGCCTCGCGCGTCACGGGCGCCGACTACTCCGACGACGAGACGCGGGATGCGCTCGTGCGCATCGGCGCGACCGTCGTCGCGGGCGAGGGACCGACGTGGCGCGTGACGCCGCCGACGTGGCGCCCCGACATCACCGAGCGCGTCGACCTCGTGGAGGAGGCGGCTCGCGTCGTCGGCTACGACCGCATCCCCTCGGTGCTGCCGTCGCCGCCGTCGGGCAGCGGCCTCACGCGTCCGCAGCGCCTGCGCCGCAACGTGGCGAACGCCCTCGCGGCCAGCGGCCTCACCGAGGTGCTCGTCGCGCCGTTCCAGGCGGAGGCCGATGCGCGCCGCGTGGGTGCGGAGCCCGTGCGCCTCACGAACCCGCTCGACGAGCGCCGTCCGTTCCTGCGCACCTCGCTCGTGCCCGGCCTCGTCGAGACCGCGCAGCGCAACGTGGGCCGCGGCCTCACCGACCTCGCGCTGTTCGAGCTCGGCGCGATCTTCCGCGTCGAGGGCGACCACGGCACGGATGCGGTGCCGGCCGGTGCCGTGCGCCCCGACGCCGACGTGCTCGCGACGCTCGACGCGCTGCCGACGCAGCCGCGCCACGTCGGCGCGCTGCTGCTCGGCGCGCGCGTCGCGAAGCAGCCCGGCCAGGCGCGCGAGGTCTACGGCGTCGCCGACGCCATCGACGTCGCGCGTCGCGTCGCCCGCACGCTCGGCCTCGCGGTCGACGTGCGCCAGGCGCAGCGCGACTGGCTGCACCCGGGCCGCACGGCCGAGGTGCTGCTGGGCGAGACGGTCGTGGGCGTCGCGGGCGAGCTGCTGCCGTCGCTCGCCGCCGACGCCGACCTGCCCCGACAGGTCGCCGTCGTCGAGCTCGACCTCGACGCGCTCGTCGCATCCGCTCGCGTGAGCCTCGACACCGCGACGATCGGTGCGACGCCCGCGGCGACGCAGGACCTCTCGGTCGTCGTCGACGCCTCCGTGCCCGCCGGCGACGTGCTCGCCGCCGTGCGCGAGGGTGCAGGCGACCTGCTCGAGCACGTCGCGCTCGTCGACGACTTCCGCGGCGCCGGCCTCGACGGCGCGAAGTCGCTGACGTTCGCGCTGCGGTTCCGCGACGCCGAGCGCACGCTCACGGCGGCGCAGGCGACCGAGGCGAAGCTCGCGGGCCTCGCACTCGCGACCGAGCGCACGGGCGCGACGCTGCGCGACTGA